The Rhodocytophaga rosea genome has a segment encoding these proteins:
- a CDS encoding SusC/RagA family TonB-linked outer membrane protein translates to MKQILQRCSLIMVVCCYGLSSSGQVFASYKPDVASETYAVEQASKRTLKSILKDLETKYRVSIAYKSELIEDKEVSISETKFNSLEDALTQVLRSFSLKYKKTADNFYIIVANKETSGLQKIENNFLLASNSQSEAMQQVSRVSLEKIALQRTRSLFADVTITGTVVDDQNSGLPGVNVIIKGTTTGTTTDADGKYTLTAPDGNGTLVFSFIGYATQEVPINNRTSINITMADDIQSLEEVVVVGYGEQKKVTVTGSVATVKGAELQKSPSVNISNSIAGRMPGVIATNRSGEPGYDGSTIRIRGSNTLGNNNALIVIDGVPAREGGLERLNPADIESISVLKDAAAAIYGSRAANGVILVTTKRGKTGKPELSYTFNQGWAQPTIIPKMATAAQYAQMVNEIDLYNLPSQYWSAASEAFKTNGTFTRPDNGAVTNATFKPDDMQKFRDGSNQWTHPNTDWFDAALKPWSPQSRHNLQLNGGSENVKYLASIGYQNQDAFYRNSATGYKQFDLRLNLDATVNKYITTSLGVVGRQENREFPTRSAGTIFRMLMRGYPYRPAYWPNGLPGPDIENGEQPVLITTSQSGYDKDTRYYLQSNGTINISIPWVQGLKVSGTAALDKYIQQTKRFEIPWYIYSWDNKTLEADGVTPKLQKVQRGPSQAQMNQGSGDQINALLTGIISYDRTFAEQHAITLLAGINRETSNRQFFNASRRFFPSTAIDQLFAGGDREKDNSGSAWERARLSYFGRVGYNFKEKYIAEFLWRYDGSYMFPENTRYGFFPGITAGWRISEEAFFKNNIRFISNLKLRGSWGQLGNDYVEFEGALREYDYLATYAYNTYPIGGQLAKTLRENGVPNTALTWEVANNAGLGLDGQMLDGKIFFELDVFENNRSNILWRRSASIPQTTGMTLPAENIGKVKNRGFEFNIGYNDQVGDFSYNVSVNGGYAKNKIIFWDETPGAPEYQRSTGKPINTGNFYEYDGIFATQADIDANTLDYSGVGASTLRPGDMKFKDINGDGKLNGDDMVRRNKNSQPTFQGGLNIGARYKNFDLSVLFQGAAGGEIYLQTESGTIGNFLAWSYENRWTVDNPSTEHPRTVDRNNQYFSNNNTYWLKNTDYIRLKNLEIGYTLPVTLGQKVGLNYLRVYVNGLNLLTWDKTDIFDPESLNGNVQYYPQSRIINTGISLTF, encoded by the coding sequence TATAGTAGCCAACAAAGAAACATCCGGCCTGCAAAAAATAGAAAACAATTTCCTGCTGGCTTCCAATTCCCAATCCGAAGCAATGCAGCAGGTGAGTAGAGTTTCGCTGGAAAAAATAGCGCTTCAAAGAACAAGAAGTTTATTTGCTGATGTAACTATTACAGGAACAGTCGTAGATGACCAGAATAGTGGCTTGCCCGGTGTAAACGTAATTATTAAAGGAACTACAACTGGGACTACTACTGATGCGGACGGTAAATATACTTTGACTGCACCAGATGGTAATGGAACGTTGGTGTTCTCCTTTATTGGATATGCTACACAGGAAGTTCCGATTAACAACCGGACTTCCATAAATATTACTATGGCTGACGATATACAATCTTTGGAAGAAGTAGTAGTAGTAGGCTATGGCGAACAGAAAAAAGTAACAGTAACTGGCTCTGTAGCTACTGTAAAGGGAGCCGAATTACAAAAATCTCCTTCTGTTAATATTTCAAATTCCATTGCTGGCCGTATGCCCGGTGTTATTGCTACCAACAGAAGCGGTGAACCAGGATATGATGGATCTACCATCCGTATCAGAGGTTCTAATACCTTAGGAAATAATAATGCTTTAATTGTAATTGATGGGGTTCCCGCCAGAGAGGGTGGTCTTGAAAGGTTAAATCCGGCTGATATTGAAAGCATTTCTGTATTAAAAGATGCAGCTGCCGCTATTTATGGTTCCAGAGCAGCAAATGGAGTTATTCTGGTAACTACCAAACGTGGTAAAACCGGCAAACCTGAGTTGTCATATACGTTTAATCAGGGATGGGCGCAACCAACCATTATACCTAAAATGGCTACAGCTGCACAATATGCCCAGATGGTAAATGAAATAGATTTGTATAATCTACCTTCTCAATACTGGAGTGCAGCCTCCGAAGCTTTTAAAACTAACGGAACTTTTACAAGGCCCGATAATGGAGCAGTAACCAATGCTACATTCAAACCGGACGACATGCAGAAGTTCAGAGATGGTTCTAATCAATGGACACATCCAAATACAGACTGGTTCGATGCAGCGTTAAAGCCGTGGTCTCCTCAGTCACGTCATAATCTGCAACTTAATGGTGGTTCTGAAAATGTAAAATATCTGGCTTCTATAGGTTATCAAAATCAGGATGCCTTTTATAGAAATTCAGCAACTGGCTACAAGCAATTCGACCTGCGTTTAAATCTGGATGCAACAGTAAATAAATACATTACTACCTCACTCGGTGTGGTAGGCCGCCAGGAAAACCGTGAATTTCCTACCAGATCGGCCGGAACAATTTTCAGGATGTTAATGCGTGGGTATCCTTACCGCCCGGCCTACTGGCCTAATGGCTTGCCAGGTCCTGACATTGAGAATGGTGAACAACCTGTGTTAATCACTACAAGTCAGTCGGGATATGATAAAGATACCCGGTATTATTTACAGAGCAATGGTACAATCAATATCTCCATTCCTTGGGTACAGGGATTGAAAGTGAGCGGAACAGCCGCCCTTGATAAATATATACAGCAAACCAAAAGATTTGAGATTCCATGGTATATCTATAGCTGGGATAATAAAACATTAGAAGCTGACGGAGTAACGCCTAAATTGCAAAAGGTACAACGTGGGCCTTCTCAGGCACAGATGAATCAGGGCAGCGGCGATCAGATTAATGCCTTGCTTACAGGTATCATCTCCTATGACCGTACCTTTGCTGAGCAGCATGCGATAACCTTACTCGCTGGTATAAACAGAGAAACATCTAATAGACAATTTTTCAATGCAAGCCGCAGATTCTTCCCCTCAACAGCTATTGATCAGCTGTTTGCCGGGGGCGACCGTGAAAAAGATAATAGTGGAAGTGCCTGGGAACGTGCCCGTTTGAGCTATTTCGGCCGTGTCGGATATAACTTTAAAGAGAAATATATAGCAGAATTTTTATGGCGTTATGATGGCTCGTATATGTTCCCGGAAAATACCCGCTACGGATTTTTCCCAGGAATTACAGCCGGATGGAGAATTTCTGAAGAAGCTTTCTTTAAAAACAATATCCGCTTTATCAGTAACTTAAAACTAAGAGGTTCCTGGGGGCAGCTGGGTAATGATTATGTAGAATTTGAAGGTGCATTAAGGGAGTACGATTACCTGGCTACTTATGCTTATAATACCTATCCTATAGGAGGACAGCTTGCAAAAACCCTGCGTGAAAATGGAGTACCTAACACTGCTCTTACCTGGGAAGTAGCTAATAATGCCGGATTAGGTTTAGATGGACAAATGCTGGACGGAAAAATATTCTTTGAACTTGATGTATTCGAGAATAACCGTTCTAATATCTTATGGCGCAGAAGTGCTTCTATTCCTCAAACTACAGGTATGACATTGCCTGCCGAAAATATAGGAAAAGTTAAAAACCGCGGATTTGAATTCAATATTGGCTATAATGACCAGGTAGGTGATTTCAGCTATAACGTGAGTGTAAATGGTGGATATGCTAAGAATAAAATTATATTCTGGGATGAAACACCAGGCGCACCTGAATATCAGAGATCTACCGGAAAGCCTATTAATACCGGAAATTTTTATGAGTATGACGGTATTTTTGCTACACAAGCTGATATAGATGCTAATACACTGGATTATAGTGGCGTAGGTGCTAGTACACTTCGTCCGGGAGACATGAAGTTTAAGGATATAAATGGGGATGGCAAACTAAATGGGGATGATATGGTGAGAAGAAACAAAAACAGCCAGCCTACTTTCCAGGGAGGTCTTAATATTGGAGCCAGGTATAAAAACTTTGATTTATCAGTGTTGTTTCAGGGAGCTGCCGGAGGAGAAATCTATTTGCAAACAGAATCAGGTACAATTGGTAACTTCCTGGCCTGGAGCTATGAAAACCGCTGGACCGTAGATAATCCCAGCACTGAGCATCCACGTACCGTTGACAGAAATAATCAATACTTCTCTAATAACAATACTTATTGGCTGAAGAATACAGATTATATCCGTTTGAAAAACCTGGAAATAGGCTATACCCTTCCAGTAACTCTGGGACAAAAAGTAGGATTGAACTACCTGAGAGTATATGTAAATGGGCTGAACCTGCTTACCTGGGATAAAACAGACATTTTCGACCCTGAATCACTCAACGGAAATGTGCAGTACTATCCACAATCCAGAATTATTAATACTGGTATAAGCTTAACTTTTTAA